A stretch of the Bacillus sp. B-jedd genome encodes the following:
- a CDS encoding DUF2621 domain-containing protein: protein MQNVWAQWFIFFWGFTLIGLFAIGGYFMFRKFLKKLPKEDGKSIMDWEEHYVNESRHLWPEDQKHFLEELVSPVPELFRDVARHKIAGKIGQIALNEKVNRIDQDLVIRGYILATPKRDHKFLRKHLKEKQIDMTPFEHLF, encoded by the coding sequence ATGCAAAATGTTTGGGCTCAATGGTTCATTTTTTTCTGGGGATTTACGTTAATAGGGTTATTCGCAATCGGCGGCTATTTCATGTTCAGGAAGTTTTTGAAAAAGCTCCCGAAGGAAGACGGGAAGTCGATTATGGACTGGGAAGAACATTATGTGAATGAATCCAGGCATTTGTGGCCGGAGGATCAGAAGCATTTCCTGGAGGAACTTGTTTCACCTGTTCCAGAATTGTTCCGTGATGTCGCACGGCACAAGATTGCCGGCAAAATTGGCCAGATTGCTTTGAACGAAAAGGTAAACCGGATTGATCAGGACCTCGTGATTCGGGGATATATCCTCGCAACGCCGAAACGCGATCATAAGTTTTTGAGAAAGCATTTGAAAGAAAAACAGATTGATATGACGCCATTCGAGCATTTGTTTTAG
- a CDS encoding S8 family serine peptidase, producing MLNYFSKINESRESMSGKKFFKKATAITLTAGLILSSSNFIHTAKVSATSINAEKVLESLTPQQRDALTQLELSDQNGLQGFNGVELNSEQEMEVIVQFHSKPSHVAILDAEVKGKKLTQKKADDQILKEHEKFKKDIQTILPKSNLKNKKTDYQITYTYNTVYNGLAMKLPANQVESLLKSDVVKAVYKNEIFRVDPIVQNTSGEEEGTTPGISVEAISHLKVDKLHEEGFTGKGIKVGVLDTGIDYNHPDLKDVYKGGYDLVDNDNDPMETTYNDWKASNNPEVIGTSTYYTSHGTHVSGTIAGQAKNNDISVKGVASDVDLYAYRVLGPYGSGSTEGVIAGIEKSVEDGMDVINLSLGSSVNDPYYPTSIAINYAVLSGVTAVVAAGNTGPGGYTVGSPGTSALGITVGASDVPLAVSTFKGKIGSTNEIELINMGRNYSDQLKDLDGQSYEVVDVGLGSIVDYTDRDVQGKIVLLERGGFTLTDKVTIAKEKGAAIVLLYNNVDGQIEANLGESTAFVPAFSLTKTAGEQIKAHLQKGETSFTFSDYGVSQTEGDRLADFSSRGPVRKTDEVKPEVVAPGVSVLSTVPSFMADPEKQEDYQLAYARYSGTSMATPFTAGVAALLLQANPKLTPDDIKAILMNTADPLNGEYSVFEVGAGRVNPYNAIHHGAIFQMIDKTFIPGAEDVTEVKRLTGGLSFDNEMVDNNLVIKKSIHMKNNEKEKKKFSVTITEGSGSNGLKKNGMDILIANKINLKANEETKVSISLRTHKKAKEGYYTGYITLTNTEDSAEKYRIPYNFRLMQDGFNTLSIDNPAFSPYYFNNTDDWDAFRLPVVNSQINLSAPMEKLDIILQDDKGNDLGFVGTVSLDGAYDNFDYGLHAFFGTYNTFTGDVNNPISSKVSYAKEGHYKLKFIGTGLSGKTVTQTEHIWITLTKPTFTSSLDGSSPFIEFKPGQQTYPFEIKITDPFVDEMQKHGVNIDQTSNFMIYYWGYFGQPSTPIYMDKDGKFVEEILMSDSPRGLPFSMAGYNAAGNRVDKAYFFVKEGTPVTYPTSETTEANTGDIINMKLVLDNVKDIKKAEWTLQDFVGLKTLNLVEAKLTEDLKDKATISLKGNKITVEFNHPSGQLDQKAVVDISFEVMGEEYYTLGYMDPTVVVTDSNNNNLKVLNSPYRFKINPQFSKIEGYVGPEGFHDNDNLGSRDWSKVGGTVKAIDSNGNVIDGTSSVEDSGYYSIDKLPLSKDQYTLEMTVPGHFFTRTEVPLGYERNGVIYGNYQWVNLVLLLGGDVNQDGTIDVLDALAIQKAWKTGDRAADINFDGTVDAKDIEFVKKNYLKQNEDVENAPEPKQNHNGKTLEIILAELEI from the coding sequence GTGCTTAACTATTTTTCGAAAATTAATGAAAGTAGGGAGAGTATGAGTGGGAAAAAGTTCTTTAAAAAGGCAACAGCCATTACACTAACAGCTGGATTAATTCTATCATCGTCAAATTTCATTCACACAGCTAAAGTATCGGCAACCAGCATTAACGCTGAAAAGGTCCTTGAATCACTTACACCACAACAAAGAGATGCATTAACACAATTAGAATTGTCTGATCAAAATGGTTTGCAAGGGTTCAACGGTGTGGAGTTGAACAGTGAACAGGAGATGGAGGTAATCGTTCAGTTCCACTCAAAGCCTAGCCATGTTGCTATCCTGGATGCAGAGGTAAAGGGGAAGAAGCTAACACAAAAAAAGGCAGATGATCAGATATTAAAAGAACATGAAAAGTTTAAAAAGGATATCCAGACGATTTTACCAAAGAGTAATTTAAAGAATAAAAAAACAGATTATCAAATCACGTATACCTATAACACTGTTTATAATGGTCTGGCTATGAAACTGCCAGCCAATCAGGTTGAAAGTCTATTAAAATCTGATGTTGTAAAAGCAGTATACAAAAACGAAATATTTCGGGTCGATCCGATTGTGCAGAATACTTCAGGGGAAGAGGAAGGCACTACTCCTGGCATATCAGTAGAAGCTATTTCACATTTAAAAGTGGATAAGCTTCATGAGGAAGGTTTTACAGGGAAAGGAATAAAGGTTGGGGTTCTAGATACAGGTATTGATTACAACCATCCTGACTTAAAGGACGTTTATAAAGGTGGATATGATTTGGTCGATAATGATAATGACCCAATGGAGACGACCTATAATGACTGGAAAGCTAGCAATAATCCAGAAGTTATCGGGACTTCAACGTACTATACCTCTCATGGTACTCATGTTTCCGGTACGATTGCCGGCCAGGCGAAGAACAATGATATTTCCGTGAAAGGTGTAGCGTCAGATGTAGATTTATATGCTTATCGAGTTCTTGGTCCTTATGGTTCAGGATCAACGGAAGGTGTTATTGCCGGAATTGAAAAGTCAGTTGAAGATGGTATGGATGTTATTAATCTCTCACTTGGTTCATCTGTTAATGACCCATATTATCCAACTAGCATTGCGATCAATTATGCAGTCTTAAGCGGGGTAACTGCTGTTGTTGCTGCGGGTAATACCGGGCCTGGTGGATATACGGTAGGATCCCCTGGTACTTCAGCTCTCGGAATAACAGTCGGTGCAAGTGATGTACCATTGGCGGTTTCTACTTTTAAAGGGAAAATTGGTTCAACTAATGAGATAGAACTCATCAATATGGGACGAAACTATTCCGATCAATTAAAGGACTTGGACGGACAATCCTATGAAGTCGTAGATGTAGGTCTGGGATCTATCGTCGATTACACCGATAGAGATGTACAAGGCAAAATCGTGCTTCTTGAACGGGGTGGATTTACCTTAACCGATAAGGTAACTATAGCAAAGGAGAAGGGTGCCGCAATTGTACTTCTTTATAACAATGTAGATGGACAAATTGAAGCTAATCTTGGGGAGTCCACCGCCTTTGTCCCAGCTTTTTCACTGACGAAAACTGCAGGGGAACAGATCAAAGCACACCTTCAGAAAGGAGAGACCTCCTTTACCTTCTCTGATTATGGCGTTAGTCAAACAGAAGGAGATCGTCTTGCTGACTTTAGCTCACGTGGACCGGTAAGGAAAACGGATGAGGTCAAACCTGAGGTCGTTGCTCCGGGGGTTAGTGTTCTTTCAACGGTTCCATCCTTTATGGCTGACCCGGAAAAGCAAGAGGATTATCAATTAGCATATGCCCGCTATTCCGGAACATCAATGGCAACACCATTTACTGCAGGGGTTGCCGCATTATTATTGCAGGCAAATCCAAAGTTAACGCCGGATGATATTAAGGCAATCCTAATGAATACAGCCGACCCGCTTAATGGGGAGTATAGTGTATTTGAGGTTGGTGCTGGAAGAGTTAATCCATATAATGCCATTCATCATGGCGCAATCTTTCAAATGATCGATAAAACCTTCATTCCTGGTGCGGAAGATGTTACCGAAGTGAAAAGACTTACAGGTGGACTTAGCTTTGATAATGAAATGGTTGATAATAATTTAGTAATCAAGAAGTCTATTCATATGAAAAACAATGAAAAAGAGAAGAAAAAGTTCTCTGTCACGATTACCGAAGGCAGCGGTTCGAATGGCTTGAAAAAGAATGGGATGGACATATTGATTGCCAATAAAATTAATTTAAAGGCCAATGAAGAAACAAAGGTATCCATTAGTCTGCGTACCCATAAAAAGGCAAAAGAGGGCTACTACACAGGGTATATTACCCTAACGAATACGGAGGATTCTGCCGAGAAATATAGGATTCCATATAACTTCCGTTTGATGCAAGATGGTTTTAATACGTTGTCAATTGATAATCCAGCATTTTCACCATATTATTTTAATAATACAGATGATTGGGATGCGTTTCGTTTGCCAGTTGTCAATTCCCAAATTAATTTGAGTGCACCAATGGAAAAACTGGATATTATCCTTCAAGATGATAAAGGAAATGACCTTGGATTTGTTGGAACAGTTAGTTTAGATGGAGCTTACGATAATTTCGATTACGGATTACATGCATTTTTTGGCACATATAATACATTTACCGGTGATGTGAATAATCCAATTTCTTCAAAAGTAAGCTATGCAAAAGAAGGGCATTACAAGCTTAAATTCATTGGCACGGGTTTATCCGGAAAAACAGTAACTCAAACGGAGCATATTTGGATTACACTTACGAAGCCTACCTTCACAAGCTCATTGGATGGAAGTTCGCCATTTATTGAGTTTAAACCTGGGCAACAAACGTACCCATTTGAAATAAAAATCACAGATCCATTTGTGGATGAGATGCAGAAACATGGGGTAAATATCGATCAAACATCAAACTTTATGATTTATTATTGGGGCTATTTTGGCCAACCATCTACGCCAATTTATATGGATAAGGACGGAAAATTTGTGGAAGAGATTCTTATGAGTGATTCTCCTCGTGGTTTACCGTTCAGCATGGCTGGTTATAATGCCGCAGGAAATAGGGTGGATAAGGCTTACTTCTTTGTGAAGGAAGGAACACCGGTCACCTATCCAACAAGTGAAACAACTGAGGCAAATACAGGTGATATCATTAACATGAAGTTAGTGTTAGATAACGTAAAAGATATCAAGAAGGCAGAATGGACGTTACAGGATTTTGTAGGTCTTAAAACCTTAAATCTGGTTGAGGCAAAACTAACAGAGGATCTTAAAGACAAAGCGACAATTAGTTTAAAGGGTAATAAGATTACTGTTGAATTCAACCACCCTAGCGGACAATTAGATCAAAAAGCAGTTGTCGATATTTCCTTCGAAGTGATGGGAGAGGAATATTATACATTAGGGTATATGGATCCGACTGTAGTTGTTACAGATTCAAATAATAACAATTTAAAAGTATTAAATTCTCCTTACCGCTTTAAAATCAATCCTCAATTTTCAAAAATAGAGGGGTATGTTGGTCCAGAGGGATTCCATGATAATGATAACCTCGGTTCTAGGGATTGGTCCAAGGTTGGGGGAACGGTAAAAGCAATTGATTCAAACGGCAACGTGATTGATGGCACTTCTTCTGTTGAAGATAGCGGATATTACAGTATTGACAAACTTCCGTTAAGCAAGGATCAATATACGCTCGAAATGACGGTCCCAGGCCATTTCTTTACCCGGACGGAAGTACCACTTGGTTATGAGCGCAATGGTGTTATATATGGAAATTATCAATGGGTAAATCTAGTGCTTCTTCTTGGCGGTGATGTGAACCAGGATGGCACCATTGATGTCCTAGATGCGCTTGCTATTCAAAAGGCTTGGAAAACAGGTGACCGTGCAGCAGATATCAATTTTGATGGGACCGTAGATGCAAAGGATATTGAATTTGTTAAGAAAAATTACCTGAAGCAAAACGAAGATGTTGAGAATGCCCCGGAGCCAAAGCAAAATCATAATGGAAAAACATTAGAAATCATTCTGGCTGAGTTAGAAATCTAA
- a CDS encoding CcdC family protein: MNLVLASSIGAIGMASLAMFVRMKAAKKPASIKKIILPPVFMSSGALMYIVPQFRLTSMEILEAVIVGMLFSILLIKTSAFEIKGDQIFLKRSKAFFFILVGLLVVRIIMKTILSATIDFGEVSGMFFLLAFSMIVPWRIAMYRDFKKLQKQLDNNEQLA, translated from the coding sequence ATGAATTTAGTGCTTGCTTCTTCAATCGGCGCGATTGGCATGGCATCACTGGCTATGTTCGTCCGGATGAAAGCTGCGAAAAAGCCTGCTTCCATCAAAAAAATTATTCTGCCGCCCGTCTTCATGAGCAGCGGGGCGCTTATGTATATTGTTCCACAATTCCGCTTGACCTCAATGGAAATCCTTGAGGCTGTCATTGTCGGCATGCTGTTTTCAATTTTGTTGATCAAAACATCAGCTTTCGAAATAAAAGGGGACCAGATTTTTCTAAAACGGTCAAAAGCCTTTTTCTTTATCCTGGTCGGCCTACTCGTTGTCCGTATCATTATGAAGACGATTTTAAGCGCCACGATTGATTTCGGTGAAGTTTCCGGCATGTTCTTCCTGCTCGCATTCTCTATGATTGTTCCGTGGAGAATCGCAATGTACAGGGACTTTAAGAAGTTACAGAAACAATTGGATAACAACGAACAGCTGGCGTAG
- a CDS encoding ElyC/SanA/YdcF family protein: protein MKKKIYALLFSLLLIFSMISFNTASAETPDASKDIKTLVSELIYYYGQDARTDVLRTLDLIEEQSLVDYKLWNSVIDYWDWIENDMEEHIDVAPDGLPNDNTHAFIVLGFALKPDGTMEDELVGRLQVALNSAKKYPNSYVLVTGGVMKNGWTEGDRMRDWLLANGLPMDRIIVENKSANTVQNASFSYDILYNNYNIKTASIISSQYHLKRASIFYYTMSLLKAKELGKTPIEFLGQGNAGWYRADKTEEPMSLKVSGMSSIAGVPRASNLPISKLVDLAIEGDLEYYEGEDLNLSVHAQYDCQYVRDITKLAEITGFDSSKIGDQELQITYEEKGVRLTKNIVVSVAANKTALEKAVGDAEKKVKADYTGKNWKDFTTALILAKQVLGNKEATQAEVDAVLDSLIKATESLVKKPVVGDVDKSALDLAVTDAKKKQASDYTASSWTAFKKALASAKAVLANPTSSQEEVDTALNDLNVASSKLVFARVS from the coding sequence GTGAAGAAAAAAATTTATGCTTTATTATTCAGTTTGCTATTGATATTTAGTATGATTTCTTTCAATACTGCCTCGGCTGAAACCCCTGATGCCTCAAAGGACATAAAAACACTAGTAAGTGAATTAATCTATTATTATGGACAAGATGCACGTACAGATGTCCTAAGAACACTTGACCTGATTGAAGAACAATCTCTGGTAGATTACAAGTTATGGAATTCGGTCATTGATTATTGGGATTGGATCGAGAATGATATGGAAGAACATATCGATGTCGCTCCGGATGGCCTTCCGAATGATAATACCCATGCATTTATTGTTCTCGGATTTGCTTTAAAACCCGACGGTACAATGGAAGATGAATTAGTTGGCAGATTACAAGTTGCACTAAATAGTGCAAAGAAATACCCTAATTCTTATGTCTTAGTAACGGGCGGAGTAATGAAGAATGGTTGGACAGAAGGCGATCGTATGCGTGATTGGCTATTGGCTAACGGACTTCCGATGGATAGAATCATTGTAGAAAACAAAAGTGCCAATACTGTTCAAAATGCATCGTTTAGCTATGATATTTTGTACAACAACTATAATATAAAAACTGCTTCTATTATAAGCAGCCAATATCATTTAAAAAGGGCAAGTATATTCTATTACACTATGTCACTTTTGAAAGCGAAAGAGCTTGGCAAAACTCCGATTGAGTTTTTAGGGCAAGGGAATGCAGGCTGGTATCGAGCAGATAAAACAGAAGAACCAATGAGCCTCAAAGTCAGTGGTATGTCCTCCATTGCAGGTGTACCAAGAGCTAGCAATCTCCCTATCTCCAAACTGGTAGATTTGGCTATAGAAGGGGACTTAGAATACTATGAGGGTGAAGATTTAAATTTATCGGTTCATGCCCAATATGATTGTCAGTATGTACGTGACATTACAAAACTTGCTGAGATTACAGGATTCGATTCAAGTAAAATCGGAGACCAAGAACTTCAAATCACTTATGAGGAAAAGGGCGTAAGACTAACAAAAAACATCGTGGTTAGTGTAGCAGCAAACAAAACTGCACTAGAAAAAGCAGTTGGTGATGCTGAGAAAAAAGTAAAGGCTGACTACACGGGGAAGAATTGGAAGGATTTTACGACTGCACTAATCCTTGCTAAGCAAGTATTAGGAAATAAGGAAGCGACGCAAGCGGAAGTAGATGCAGTGCTCGATTCCTTAATTAAAGCAACGGAAAGCCTTGTAAAAAAACCAGTAGTAGGAGATGTAGATAAATCTGCGCTAGATCTTGCAGTGACCGATGCTAAGAAGAAACAAGCATCAGACTATACGGCTTCCAGCTGGACGGCCTTCAAAAAGGCGTTAGCATCAGCGAAAGCGGTACTTGCAAATCCAACCTCATCTCAAGAAGAAGTGGATACAGCTCTTAACGATTTAAATGTTGCAAGTTCCAAGTTAGTATTCGCCAGGGTTTCATAG